The following proteins are encoded in a genomic region of Lachnospiraceae bacterium KM106-2:
- a CDS encoding transglutaminase-like enzyme, which yields MRKEIYDYYSRPGKITNLEKYQSFINWLPDDPEVIGQVVQGLIVHDSWFGNYNIPYEQGHEYTQETAYMQDLLDKVLEIDSSDLSIPRHPKDRVIACCREFSTLFCAFLRAKGIPARSRCGFATYFGWDGGYEDHWICEYWNGMRWIRNDCQLDPFQQSTVMHWGLEANDDPDKVAQIKKFNPRDLKNGEFISAGEAWKLCRSGKEDPMKFGIGCDIRPEWGITSLHGLWFVRGQLLRDLGALNKVETVPYLVRICKGLSWNPWYLVSASDEEITKEEIQLLDKVAELTSHVDENFNEMQELYFTKKELTVPKEIIKR from the coding sequence ATGAGAAAAGAGATCTATGATTATTATAGTAGGCCAGGTAAGATTACAAATTTAGAGAAATATCAGTCTTTTATTAATTGGCTTCCAGATGACCCGGAAGTGATCGGTCAGGTTGTGCAAGGGCTTATCGTGCATGATTCTTGGTTTGGTAATTATAATATTCCATATGAGCAGGGACATGAGTATACACAAGAGACGGCTTATATGCAGGATTTATTGGACAAGGTATTAGAAATAGATAGCAGTGATCTGTCAATCCCAAGACATCCCAAAGACCGTGTGATCGCCTGTTGTAGAGAGTTTTCCACTTTGTTCTGTGCCTTCTTAAGAGCAAAAGGAATTCCGGCAAGAAGCCGGTGTGGGTTTGCCACTTATTTTGGATGGGATGGCGGTTATGAAGACCATTGGATCTGCGAGTACTGGAATGGAATGCGCTGGATTCGAAATGACTGTCAGCTCGATCCCTTTCAACAGAGTACGGTGATGCACTGGGGGTTAGAGGCGAACGACGATCCAGATAAGGTCGCTCAGATTAAGAAGTTTAATCCACGGGATCTTAAGAATGGAGAATTTATCTCGGCGGGAGAGGCATGGAAGTTATGTCGCTCAGGAAAAGAGGATCCTATGAAGTTTGGCATCGGCTGTGATATTAGACCAGAATGGGGGATTACCTCCTTGCATGGACTTTGGTTCGTAAGAGGTCAGTTATTGCGAGATCTAGGGGCACTAAACAAAGTAGAGACTGTGCCATATCTGGTGCGCATTTGTAAAGGGTTGAGCTGGAATCCTTGGTATCTTGTATCTGCATCAGATGAAGAGATAACGAAAGAGGAGATTCAGTTATTAGATAAAGTGGCAGAGCTCACGAGTCATGTGGATGAGAATTTTAATGAGATGCAAGAACTTTATTTTACGAAGAAAGAGTTAACCGTTCCGAAAGAGATTATAAAGAGGTAG
- a CDS encoding transcriptional regulator, AraC family: protein MKNNQFQQALDYIEENIKQDISLYEIAGVAGYSVPQFYRLFKRVTGDTVGEYLMRRKMSKAAITLKETKQTIAEIAFQYGFESHDVFTRAFTRVYGMTPSKYRQEDYIIPPLKRIELGQRQQEKKDEKQMSFQELQMSGFQVVGMECRAKQWDADGSIGRLWSDFLGRVKEIEQISKPTILYGICESEDCSEESFVYMAAVKVEKVKNVPEGMTIRNIRSQKFFEASVPDRISTPDAYTSASLYAKSLSYEIDEYDDLEVYEDNFRDPDVHRFKLLIPIK from the coding sequence ATGAAAAATAATCAGTTTCAGCAAGCGCTGGATTATATAGAAGAAAACATAAAACAAGATATCAGTCTCTATGAGATTGCAGGAGTGGCAGGGTATTCCGTGCCACAGTTTTATCGCCTATTTAAAAGGGTTACGGGTGATACAGTTGGAGAATACCTCATGAGAAGAAAGATGTCAAAGGCAGCAATTACCTTAAAAGAGACAAAACAGACGATAGCAGAGATTGCTTTTCAGTATGGATTCGAGTCACATGATGTATTTACGAGAGCGTTTACAAGGGTATATGGGATGACGCCGAGTAAATATCGACAGGAGGATTACATAATACCACCATTAAAGAGAATCGAGCTAGGGCAGAGGCAGCAAGAGAAGAAAGACGAAAAACAGATGTCATTTCAAGAACTCCAAATGTCAGGCTTTCAGGTAGTCGGAATGGAGTGCAGAGCAAAGCAGTGGGATGCCGATGGATCCATCGGAAGATTGTGGAGCGATTTCTTAGGTAGAGTAAAGGAGATTGAGCAGATCAGCAAACCGACCATACTTTATGGTATTTGTGAAAGTGAAGATTGCAGCGAAGAAAGTTTTGTCTATATGGCAGCAGTAAAGGTGGAGAAAGTAAAGAACGTACCAGAGGGGATGACGATACGTAATATCCGTTCGCAGAAATTCTTTGAGGCTTCGGTCCCCGATCGTATTAGTACACCAGATGCCTATACCAGTGCGTCTTTGTATGCAAAGAGTCTTTCCTATGAGATTGATGAGTATGATGATCTTGAAGTATATGAAGATAACTTTAGAGATCCGGATGTACATAGATTTAAGTTGTTAATACCGATCAAGTAG
- a CDS encoding pseudouridine-5' phosphatase, which translates to MIKGAIFDMDGLMFDTERLAKQGWLSAAKQLNYPITEEMIDHIRGTNVAYSKKLFLTTYGEKVDYDLARKVRTDYVNEWIEEHGVPIKKGLKELLSYLKEKEIPCAVATSTHRELATKYLKMAGVFDYFTEVVFGDEVSKGKPDPEIFLTAASKLGVSCKDCIILEDSPHGIKAGFAAGAKVIGIEDLTPLAKESLEMTTWVCESLDQVIEKIK; encoded by the coding sequence ATGATCAAAGGTGCAATATTTGATATGGATGGTTTAATGTTTGATACGGAACGTCTCGCAAAGCAGGGATGGCTATCCGCAGCGAAACAACTAAATTATCCGATCACGGAAGAGATGATCGATCATATCCGTGGAACGAATGTGGCTTATAGTAAAAAGCTCTTTCTAACTACCTATGGCGAAAAGGTAGATTATGATCTTGCCAGAAAGGTAAGAACTGATTATGTCAATGAATGGATTGAGGAACATGGAGTTCCAATTAAAAAGGGATTAAAGGAGCTATTATCTTATTTAAAGGAGAAAGAGATTCCTTGTGCGGTGGCAACCTCTACTCATAGAGAATTAGCGACCAAGTATCTTAAAATGGCTGGAGTCTTTGACTATTTTACGGAAGTTGTGTTCGGTGATGAGGTATCGAAAGGAAAGCCAGACCCGGAGATTTTTCTTACCGCAGCCAGTAAACTTGGCGTTTCTTGTAAAGACTGTATTATTTTGGAGGATAGCCCTCATGGGATTAAGGCAGGATTTGCAGCGGGAGCAAAAGTGATCGGAATTGAAGATCTGACGCCGCTTGCCAAAGAAAGTCTTGAGATGACTACTTGGGTATGTGAGAGTCTGGATCAGGTAATAGAAAAAATTAAGTAA
- a CDS encoding phosphoglycerate mutase family 2 encodes MTTVYFMKNTANNMGLWKQFFEGKEIDVLFSAPEGEVVRSIRPFAMEQKVPAYVLDELQEAALTENETLHDVQERMIDALQMMVNDYQDKVILVCTHPVPIGSVVEYFDSTFGYEDYQQAIKKQTYVMKMEFEGESCLGIEEILCV; translated from the coding sequence ATGACAACCGTATATTTTATGAAGAATACAGCAAACAATATGGGTTTATGGAAGCAATTTTTTGAAGGAAAAGAAATTGATGTATTATTCTCAGCACCAGAAGGAGAAGTTGTTCGGAGCATTCGCCCGTTTGCTATGGAACAAAAGGTTCCAGCTTATGTTTTAGACGAATTACAGGAGGCTGCTCTGACTGAAAATGAAACGTTACATGATGTGCAAGAGAGAATGATCGATGCTCTTCAGATGATGGTAAATGACTATCAAGATAAAGTAATCTTAGTGTGCACTCATCCGGTTCCAATTGGCAGTGTAGTTGAATATTTTGATTCCACTTTTGGCTACGAGGATTATCAGCAAGCGATCAAAAAGCAGACTTATGTAATGAAGATGGAGTTTGAAGGTGAGAGTTGTCTTGGAATTGAGGAAATACTATGTGTGTAG
- a CDS encoding arsenical pump-driving ATPase, whose product MMRIILYTGKGGVGKTSVAAATACKIANSGRKVLIMSTDQAHSLGDSFEMTLNNQPQHVMENLDALEISAMEECERVWGNLKDYMKRLLTLKSGESIEVEELLVFPGFEELCSLLRIKEIYDQNEYDVLVVDCAPTGETLSLLKYPEMFGDWVNQIIPFKRKAVKIAGPAVEKVTKIPMPKEDVFSEIEGLCDKLRALKELMMKKDVVSLRIVTTPEKIVIQEAKRNYAYLHLFDYNVDAIIVNKIYPEQSMKGYFKKWAENQKKALADIQASFYKVPIFSLELRKTELRGVTQLLEVADLLYQDERPEQIFVTEKIFEEKAEDDCRQFILHVPFQRIEDMDLYQKGEELHLTIQNEHRKFMLSDDFKNKEIHGAKYREGCLIISFQ is encoded by the coding sequence ATGATGAGGATTATTTTATATACTGGAAAAGGTGGAGTCGGAAAGACAAGTGTTGCAGCAGCCACGGCTTGTAAGATTGCAAATAGCGGAAGAAAAGTATTGATCATGAGCACGGACCAGGCTCATAGTCTGGGGGATTCCTTCGAGATGACTCTGAATAATCAGCCACAGCATGTCATGGAGAATCTGGATGCCCTGGAGATCAGTGCCATGGAAGAATGCGAACGGGTATGGGGAAATTTAAAAGATTATATGAAGAGGCTATTAACACTTAAGAGCGGGGAAAGTATTGAAGTAGAAGAACTGCTTGTATTTCCTGGATTTGAGGAACTTTGTTCGCTCCTTCGTATCAAAGAAATCTATGATCAGAATGAATATGATGTTCTGGTCGTTGACTGTGCTCCAACCGGTGAGACGCTAAGCTTATTAAAGTACCCAGAGATGTTTGGCGACTGGGTGAATCAGATCATTCCATTTAAGAGAAAGGCAGTAAAGATTGCCGGACCGGCTGTAGAAAAGGTGACAAAGATCCCGATGCCTAAGGAGGATGTTTTTAGTGAGATTGAAGGTCTATGTGATAAGTTAAGAGCGTTAAAGGAACTCATGATGAAAAAGGATGTGGTCAGTCTTCGTATCGTTACGACGCCAGAGAAGATTGTAATTCAGGAGGCAAAGAGGAATTACGCTTATTTACATTTGTTTGACTACAATGTGGATGCGATCATTGTGAATAAAATATATCCGGAACAATCGATGAAGGGGTATTTTAAGAAGTGGGCAGAAAATCAGAAGAAGGCTTTAGCAGACATTCAGGCGAGCTTCTATAAAGTACCGATCTTTTCTTTGGAGTTAAGAAAGACAGAATTACGAGGAGTGACTCAATTATTAGAGGTGGCAGACCTATTATATCAAGATGAGAGGCCAGAGCAGATCTTTGTTACAGAGAAAATCTTTGAAGAAAAGGCAGAAGATGACTGCAGACAGTTTATTCTTCATGTTCCATTTCAGCGTATTGAGGATATGGACCTCTATCAAAAGGGAGAAGAACTTCATCTGACAATTCAGAACGAACACCGCAAATTTATGCTCTCAGATGATTTTAAGAATAAGGAGATTCACGGAGCGAAATACCGAGAGGGATGTCTCATCATTTCCTTCCAGTAA
- a CDS encoding arsenical pump-driving ATPase → MGRIIVFTGKGGVGKTSVAAAHARKSALLGNKTILVSADMAHNLGDLFERPIGREIVKVADHLDALEVDPDYEMEHDFGEMMQAFEKMLPSMESGGEKENDGWGKMMFPGTEELFALLKIKQIYESEVYDTIIVDCAPTGETLSLLKFPELLSWYMEKLFPIGKVAVRMLRPVGKKLFQVELPNKAAMNDIERLYFELSRLQQLLKDHTITTIRLVTMPEKMVVEETKRSYMYLNLYGFQVDGLFINRVLPQEANETFFEEWFQIQNDYMNELEQVFLNIPIIKIKWYETDINGMESIDRLVTDIMKDDSVLDVKCVSGGDCYTMDGKNYLLTIQIPFADKKEVDLHEAKQDLIVKIGNYKRSIPLPDTLRGYEVAKAKLEDGKLVVTFELA, encoded by the coding sequence ATGGGAAGAATTATTGTTTTTACAGGTAAAGGCGGAGTCGGGAAGACAAGTGTGGCAGCAGCACATGCAAGAAAGTCAGCTTTATTAGGAAATAAGACCATTTTAGTCAGTGCGGATATGGCACATAATTTAGGGGATTTATTTGAAAGACCAATTGGTCGAGAGATTGTAAAGGTAGCTGATCATTTAGATGCACTAGAAGTTGATCCAGATTATGAGATGGAACATGACTTCGGGGAGATGATGCAGGCATTTGAAAAAATGCTTCCTAGCATGGAATCAGGCGGAGAGAAAGAAAATGATGGATGGGGTAAGATGATGTTTCCGGGAACGGAGGAACTATTTGCTTTACTAAAGATCAAGCAGATCTATGAATCAGAAGTCTATGATACGATCATCGTAGATTGTGCACCAACGGGAGAGACCTTATCCTTACTTAAGTTTCCTGAGTTATTATCTTGGTATATGGAGAAGTTATTCCCAATCGGAAAAGTGGCAGTCAGGATGCTTCGCCCTGTGGGTAAAAAGTTATTTCAAGTAGAACTCCCCAATAAGGCGGCAATGAATGATATTGAAAGACTATATTTTGAACTTAGCAGACTACAACAGTTATTAAAGGATCATACGATCACAACCATTCGTCTTGTAACAATGCCGGAGAAAATGGTGGTTGAGGAGACAAAGAGAAGTTATATGTACCTGAATTTGTATGGGTTTCAAGTAGATGGATTATTTATTAACCGGGTGTTACCGCAGGAAGCAAATGAGACTTTTTTTGAAGAATGGTTTCAGATCCAAAATGATTACATGAATGAATTAGAACAGGTCTTTCTTAACATTCCGATAATAAAGATTAAATGGTACGAGACGGATATTAATGGAATGGAGTCCATTGATCGATTAGTTACAGATATTATGAAGGACGACTCCGTGTTAGATGTGAAGTGCGTAAGCGGAGGAGATTGTTACACCATGGACGGAAAGAATTATCTTCTAACGATCCAAATTCCATTTGCGGATAAGAAAGAGGTTGATCTTCATGAGGCAAAGCAGGATCTTATCGTAAAGATAGGTAATTACAAGCGAAGTATTCCACTTCCAGATACCTTGCGTGGCTATGAGGTGGCAAAGGCAAAATTAGAAGATGGTAAATTAGTTGTAACATTTGAATTAGCGTAA
- a CDS encoding transcriptional regulator, MarR family, protein MGIKMDHIKVSMEELLFQFLDQSKFLFFPEQWNQTFMDYSKNEAFTLLLIYKNQKVNMTEIAEYLSVPLNTVTGIVGRLEKRKMIERRRDDNDKRIVVAVMTKDGQSFVKEQVELLQSYLNRVIETLSEEEIRVLFHIIDTTFQVLREDKSKSQASEKKVKKITIE, encoded by the coding sequence ATGGGGATTAAAATGGATCATATCAAAGTATCAATGGAAGAATTGCTATTTCAGTTTCTAGATCAAAGTAAATTTCTCTTTTTTCCAGAACAGTGGAATCAGACTTTTATGGATTACTCCAAAAATGAAGCGTTTACTTTACTTTTGATCTATAAGAATCAGAAAGTGAATATGACAGAAATAGCGGAATACTTATCAGTTCCTTTAAATACGGTTACCGGTATCGTTGGACGTCTTGAAAAACGTAAGATGATCGAGAGAAGACGAGATGATAATGATAAACGAATTGTAGTGGCAGTAATGACAAAGGATGGTCAGTCTTTTGTAAAAGAACAAGTAGAGTTATTACAGTCCTATCTAAATCGAGTTATTGAAACGTTATCGGAAGAAGAGATCAGAGTACTCTTTCATATCATAGATACCACATTTCAGGTACTTAGAGAAGATAAGTCAAAATCACAGGCATCAGAAAAGAAAGTTAAGAAGATTACAATTGAATAA
- a CDS encoding multimodular transpeptidase-transglycosylase — protein sequence MKKILKRLTMIIVLLFLLTFTASFPVIGKGYEMYQEAMDEKSLTNRIWEYKQDSNYVTIDNIAPEYQKALVQTEDQRFYDHHGVDPLALMRALYNDIKAGAFVEGGSTITQQLAKNMCFPFDKRLERKVAEVFVAKRLEQTLTKDEILELYCNIVYFGNGCYGIKEASNYYYGISPDELTDKQSKALVRTLRAPNRYNPKEAMYATQ from the coding sequence ATGAAAAAGATATTAAAACGATTGACCATGATCATCGTGTTACTGTTCCTTTTAACGTTCACCGCATCATTCCCCGTCATCGGGAAGGGGTATGAAATGTATCAGGAGGCAATGGATGAGAAGAGTCTTACCAATCGAATTTGGGAATATAAGCAAGATAGCAATTATGTAACAATAGATAACATAGCACCAGAGTATCAAAAGGCATTAGTTCAAACGGAGGATCAGCGTTTTTATGATCATCATGGAGTGGATCCGCTAGCTCTGATGCGAGCACTTTATAATGATATTAAAGCGGGAGCCTTCGTAGAGGGAGGAAGCACCATTACGCAGCAGTTGGCAAAGAATATGTGTTTCCCTTTTGATAAGCGATTAGAACGAAAAGTAGCAGAAGTATTTGTGGCAAAGCGATTAGAACAAACGTTGACCAAAGATGAGATCTTAGAGCTTTATTGCAATATTGTGTATTTTGGAAATGGATGTTATGGAATTAAGGAAGCATCCAACTATTATTATGGGATCAGCCCGGATGAACTGACAGATAAGCAGAGTAAGGCATTAGTTAGAACATTACGAGCACCCAATCGATACAATCCCAAAGAAGCAATGTATGCAACCCAATAA
- a CDS encoding D-alanyl-D-alanine carboxypeptidase has product MMINDVINYASQNGSYLLLGLGVFLLFLLGYELYLTHKKERMTYLSKLSFLLLTIYLSILFSVTISPVYGFHLEITKSAINLLPGKVLQSVQDNPLNFVGNIIMFIPIGFLLPAISKRYENGIRACMIGFCLSVIIELIQLFLARGTDIDDVILNTAGTIVGYGCYRMVRKVVPVLADVSGVQKKATGRKMMRDGNPVVWMMMLLIVATILNGFSVRRQMVVADEKPVLSVANKSVKKKLTRKLQLSLKARNVAIYDVEDQVFCYQERSSQAIAPASTAKMLTALTVAKYLSPDEKITVGDEIALVAKDASRAGIHRNNILTVKQLLEGMLLPSGNDAAYTLAVHTGRRIGGRDLDCRQAIQVFVEQMNEESKRLGATHSYFISPDGYDEEGQYSTAEDLCIIASTLLKSSYSDGLLKEIVSKDRIRECFVDGTDVTWNNTNELLSKESEYYNSEVIGLKTGSSASAGKCLVSAAYINNKLYISAVMGDSEKGRYLDSNRIYAALK; this is encoded by the coding sequence ATGATGATCAACGATGTTATTAATTATGCAAGTCAGAATGGAAGCTATCTATTATTGGGTTTGGGTGTGTTCCTATTATTCTTGTTAGGATATGAGCTATATTTAACCCATAAAAAAGAGCGAATGACCTATTTATCTAAGCTTTCATTCTTGCTTTTAACGATTTATTTAAGTATTTTATTTTCCGTTACCATATCACCAGTTTACGGATTCCATTTAGAAATCACTAAGTCAGCAATCAATTTACTGCCAGGAAAGGTTTTACAGAGTGTTCAGGATAATCCGTTAAACTTTGTGGGAAACATTATCATGTTTATTCCGATCGGATTCTTGCTCCCCGCCATCTCAAAGCGATATGAGAATGGAATTAGAGCTTGTATGATCGGATTTTGTCTATCCGTCATAATAGAATTGATCCAGTTATTTTTAGCAAGAGGGACCGATATTGATGATGTAATTCTAAATACAGCAGGGACAATAGTTGGCTATGGCTGTTATCGAATGGTACGTAAGGTGGTACCGGTGTTAGCGGATGTGAGCGGAGTACAAAAGAAAGCGACAGGAAGAAAAATGATGCGGGATGGCAACCCTGTCGTATGGATGATGATGTTACTGATCGTAGCAACGATCCTAAATGGTTTTTCTGTAAGAAGACAGATGGTAGTTGCGGATGAGAAACCAGTGCTTTCTGTAGCAAATAAGAGTGTAAAGAAGAAGCTTACGAGAAAGTTACAATTATCGTTAAAAGCTAGAAATGTAGCAATCTATGATGTAGAAGATCAGGTGTTTTGCTATCAGGAGAGGTCATCTCAAGCCATTGCGCCTGCAAGTACGGCTAAGATGTTGACTGCATTAACGGTAGCCAAGTATTTGTCTCCAGATGAAAAGATCACAGTAGGTGATGAGATCGCATTAGTTGCGAAGGATGCATCAAGAGCAGGAATTCATAGAAATAATATATTAACCGTAAAGCAGCTGTTAGAGGGGATGCTTCTTCCATCAGGAAACGATGCGGCTTATACCTTGGCAGTGCATACAGGAAGGCGAATTGGTGGGAGAGACTTGGATTGTAGACAGGCGATTCAAGTATTTGTAGAGCAAATGAACGAGGAGTCAAAGAGGCTAGGTGCCACCCACTCTTATTTTATCAGCCCAGATGGGTATGACGAGGAGGGTCAATATTCAACAGCAGAGGATCTTTGTATCATTGCCAGTACATTGTTAAAATCCAGTTATAGCGATGGTCTATTAAAGGAGATTGTAAGTAAGGATCGAATTCGAGAATGTTTTGTGGATGGTACGGATGTCACTTGGAACAATACCAATGAATTACTAAGTAAAGAGAGTGAATACTATAACAGTGAGGTCATTGGTCTTAAGACAGGAAGTTCAGCATCCGCAGGAAAATGTCTGGTATCGGCTGCCTATATCAACAACAAACTATATATCAGTGCGGTTATGGGAGATTCTGAGAAAGGAAGATATCTAGATAGTAATCGAATATATGCCGCTTTGAAATAA